In Mariluticola halotolerans, one DNA window encodes the following:
- a CDS encoding chloride channel protein: MTDTQTAASPQAQANDEARTLGIFMLCLLAVAIGVVAALGAAVFRYMINVVHNLFFLGTFSLEYDANLHDPASPWGPLIIFAPVIGGAIVVWLVRTFAPEAKGHGVPEVMYAIYHNNGNVRGVVAVVKSIASAISIGSGASVGREGPIIQIGASFGSTLARWINLARWQRITLLSAGAGAGIAATFNTPLGGVMFAVELLLPEVSNRTFLPVVIATATATSIGRFMFGLDPAFLVVFSDLPDRAMFNLLDLGAFALLGVLAGVVAWGFIRALAWCEDFFPTLPGNAYVQNAIGMLIVGIMAYAFFLTVGQMHTAGVGYATVQSVLNGGIGTFALLAGLMVGKIIATSVSLGSGASGGVFSPSLFIGATMGAALAALGNMLIPLAGFSLVEFAVVGMGAMVGGATGASMTAIVMIFEMTRDYNVIVPLVLAVAVATGIRRALIVENIYTIKLRNRGRPIPTIRHTNMYLVRQVADFMSPAFLVLPVETPIRAALDQMVGAEARHIIVSDDGRIAGFARLQPGYAPDRYAHETLGDIVADDFVIMPKAGILNTVITRMNQRGRSLAIVVDNPDGGVPRPDDVCGVIDSREIADAVVSNHYA, encoded by the coding sequence ATGACCGACACACAGACTGCCGCCAGCCCGCAAGCGCAAGCCAACGACGAGGCTCGTACGCTTGGTATTTTCATGCTTTGCCTGCTGGCTGTGGCGATTGGCGTGGTGGCAGCGCTTGGGGCGGCGGTGTTCCGCTACATGATCAATGTCGTGCACAACCTGTTTTTTCTGGGCACATTCTCGCTGGAATATGACGCGAACCTGCATGATCCGGCATCGCCCTGGGGGCCGCTGATCATCTTTGCGCCGGTTATCGGCGGGGCGATTGTGGTTTGGCTGGTGCGGACTTTTGCGCCAGAGGCCAAGGGGCACGGGGTGCCTGAGGTCATGTATGCGATCTATCACAATAACGGCAATGTGCGCGGGGTTGTGGCGGTGGTGAAATCCATTGCCTCGGCCATCTCCATTGGCAGTGGTGCCTCGGTGGGGCGCGAGGGACCGATTATCCAGATCGGGGCGTCGTTCGGTTCGACCCTGGCGCGCTGGATCAACCTGGCGCGCTGGCAACGCATTACGCTGTTGTCGGCGGGTGCGGGGGCGGGGATTGCCGCCACATTCAACACGCCGCTGGGCGGGGTGATGTTTGCCGTGGAACTGCTGTTGCCCGAGGTGAGCAACCGGACGTTTTTGCCGGTGGTGATTGCCACGGCCACGGCAACCTCTATCGGCCGGTTCATGTTCGGGCTGGACCCGGCTTTTCTGGTGGTGTTCTCGGACCTGCCGGACCGGGCGATGTTCAACCTGCTGGATCTGGGGGCGTTTGCGCTGCTGGGTGTCTTGGCGGGTGTTGTGGCCTGGGGCTTTATCCGGGCGCTGGCCTGGTGCGAGGATTTTTTCCCCACGCTGCCGGGCAATGCCTATGTGCAAAATGCCATTGGCATGCTGATTGTGGGCATCATGGCCTATGCGTTTTTTCTCACTGTGGGGCAGATGCACACGGCGGGTGTTGGCTATGCGACGGTGCAGAGCGTGCTCAATGGCGGGATTGGGACTTTCGCGCTTTTGGCCGGGCTGATGGTGGGCAAGATCATTGCGACATCGGTGAGCCTTGGTTCAGGCGCTTCGGGCGGGGTGTTCTCGCCTTCATTGTTTATTGGCGCGACCATGGGCGCGGCGCTGGCTGCGCTGGGCAATATGCTCATTCCGCTGGCGGGCTTTTCGCTGGTGGAATTTGCCGTTGTGGGCATGGGCGCGATGGTGGGCGGCGCCACCGGCGCCTCGATGACCGCGATTGTGATGATTTTCGAGATGACGCGGGATTACAATGTCATTGTGCCGCTGGTGCTGGCGGTGGCCGTGGCGACGGGTATTCGCCGGGCGTTGATTGTGGAGAATATCTATACGATCAAGCTGCGCAATCGCGGGCGGCCGATCCCCACGATCCGGCATACCAATATGTATCTTGTGCGGCAGGTGGCGGACTTTATGAGCCCCGCCTTTCTGGTGTTGCCGGTTGAAACACCGATCCGTGCGGCGCTGGACCAGATGGTGGGCGCTGAGGCGCGGCACATTATCGTGTCGGATGATGGCCGCATTGCCGGGTTTGCGCGGTTGCAGCCGGGCTATGCGCCTGACCGGTATGCCCATGAAACCCTTGGCGATATTGTGGCCGATGATTTTGTGATCATGCCAAAGGCGGGTATTTTGAACACGGTGATTACCCGGATGAACCAGCGCGGGCGGAGTCTCGCGATTGTGGTCGATAACCCTGATGGCGGTGTGCCGCGGCCTGATGATGTGTGCGGCGTGATCGATTCGCGCGAAATTGCCGATGCTGTGGTTTCCAACCATTATGCGTGA
- a CDS encoding AsmA family protein yields the protein MLNRLFIVVGVLAIIAIVSAFVAPFFVDWTQYRGRMEMLARDALGTEVHIGGDIRVTLLPQPKLRLEDVLVGSAAQPAVKIASVDAQFSLMDFMRDRYAITSLLLSGPEINLVVDADGRFATPVHLPQTVNASNVSVADAAIEGGVLRLTDQRVDTTLAVTDFAGTLQIAGLRGPFSLQGAGEYAGGRYDGRINTSTMNAEGALQVAAFARRVGSTSSFGIDGLLETSERLNFTGNAVYRQGPPRAANANEVRGDLVLTSKVAANPAQILLSDYLIVPDENRPATRLTGSATVELGAESRFDAVISGGVVALNPRDALGDEAAGPYELVRLMTELPAPIIPGMAGRINIDVSELDLRAVALRDLRIDARSDGTRWTIASMTGRLPGSTQLSLVGTLRADEGRPGFEGAVTLDSARLDTLALQWRKAATDNPLFNIPGSLAGRVTLSGDELALTDGQFVFDGVTSAVAVTVQAGAEKRLDVSAQMGAFDTAQSTALRALLPDIAADRAVMASFPEGDFDIAAETMTLFGLEATTLAANGSWAGDALVFDRLAVADMGGARFDISGRLEGGLVAPALAAKGQLSLTANADRAALVTVLDALQAPAAMRGIAEALVPAEVSFALSGPGESNGQELELRGRVGVTDVDANFQFSDGIFRMATTPVRASVTLESGQVLAFADQLGLGPVALVPEAEPIIVTLVADGTPSNSLEMDLRIEGSGDELRFAGNAVVNDLTRLRGKGKLEFAVSDMAPLAQALGAEAIGYGAAAGTADISFSGGQTLALTNLNAEADGILLSGDLSRSLEAGNMLYTGNLRASALEVGMLAGLAGGPASLVSLGAFWPDGPFAFVDSGRQSRGRVRVETPFVRLDGRDVATNAGFDLTWDETNVRVRGLKAETGGGTLGLDVGLCCSSAVSDRQMTGRLTLNGVDVDAVMPAKVGAALGGKLDGGLTFSATGDSYAAMLANMAGEGSFSLADFAIAGFDPGAFETVASTENILELEPAALTQIVREALAEGAFRSSRVGGVFSVAGGIVRLANLAAEGDVARLFGGGSVDLSDLGLEGSWTLTPTAAGASNSAQVTALLSGTLLAPEYQLDLGPMIDAIKVQAYELEVDRLEALRAEQEKRAREAAEARARLMEEQARQQALEAAAKAEAEAEALRQENRQKAFRELMDELGESQDPLVAPDNGETVDAPIDLFENDTPTNDPFALPIPSFESGGNRF from the coding sequence GTGCTCAATCGCCTTTTTATCGTTGTTGGCGTACTTGCCATTATTGCAATCGTTTCAGCGTTTGTGGCCCCGTTTTTTGTGGACTGGACGCAATATCGCGGGCGCATGGAAATGCTTGCGCGCGACGCACTGGGCACGGAAGTGCATATTGGCGGTGACATCCGGGTGACGCTGTTGCCCCAGCCGAAGCTGCGGCTTGAAGATGTGCTTGTGGGCAGCGCGGCGCAACCGGCTGTGAAAATCGCCTCGGTTGATGCGCAATTCTCGCTGATGGATTTCATGCGGGACCGTTATGCGATCACCAGCCTTTTGCTTTCCGGCCCTGAAATCAATCTGGTTGTGGATGCCGACGGGCGCTTTGCAACGCCTGTGCATTTGCCCCAGACGGTAAACGCCTCGAATGTTTCGGTGGCGGATGCGGCCATTGAAGGCGGTGTGCTGCGGCTGACAGACCAGCGGGTGGACACGACACTGGCGGTGACCGATTTTGCCGGCACATTGCAGATTGCGGGCCTGCGGGGACCGTTCTCCTTGCAGGGCGCGGGTGAATATGCCGGCGGGCGCTATGACGGGCGGATCAATACCTCGACGATGAATGCCGAGGGGGCGCTGCAGGTGGCCGCGTTTGCACGGCGGGTGGGGAGCACGTCCTCGTTCGGGATTGACGGGTTGCTGGAGACCAGTGAGCGGCTGAATTTTACCGGGAACGCGGTTTATCGGCAGGGCCCGCCAAGGGCTGCGAATGCCAATGAGGTGCGCGGTGATCTGGTTTTGACCTCCAAGGTTGCGGCCAATCCGGCGCAAATCCTGTTGTCGGATTATCTTATTGTGCCTGACGAAAACCGCCCGGCGACGCGATTGACCGGATCGGCGACGGTGGAACTGGGCGCTGAGAGCCGGTTTGATGCGGTGATTTCGGGCGGTGTGGTGGCGCTTAATCCGCGCGATGCGCTGGGGGATGAGGCTGCCGGGCCTTATGAACTTGTGCGGCTGATGACCGAATTGCCGGCGCCGATTATTCCCGGCATGGCGGGCCGGATCAATATCGATGTGTCGGAACTGGACTTGCGGGCGGTGGCGCTGCGCGATCTCAGAATTGATGCGCGCAGTGACGGGACACGCTGGACCATTGCCAGCATGACCGGGCGGCTGCCGGGCAGCACCCAGTTGTCGCTGGTGGGGACCTTGCGTGCCGATGAAGGACGACCGGGTTTTGAGGGGGCGGTGACGCTGGATAGTGCGCGGCTGGACACGCTGGCGCTGCAGTGGCGCAAGGCGGCGACCGATAATCCGCTGTTCAACATTCCCGGCTCGCTGGCCGGACGGGTGACGCTGAGCGGCGATGAACTGGCGCTGACAGACGGGCAGTTTGTGTTTGACGGGGTGACGAGCGCGGTTGCGGTGACGGTGCAGGCGGGCGCGGAAAAGCGGTTGGACGTTTCGGCGCAAATGGGGGCGTTTGATACCGCGCAAAGCACGGCGCTGCGGGCACTGTTGCCGGATATTGCGGCGGACCGGGCCGTGATGGCGTCTTTCCCTGAAGGGGATTTTGATATCGCGGCGGAGACGATGACGCTGTTCGGGCTTGAGGCGACGACGCTGGCGGCCAACGGAAGCTGGGCCGGGGATGCGCTGGTGTTTGACCGGCTGGCGGTGGCGGATATGGGCGGGGCGCGGTTTGATATTTCGGGCCGGCTTGAGGGTGGGCTGGTGGCCCCGGCGCTTGCGGCCAAGGGACAATTGAGCCTGACGGCGAATGCGGACAGGGCGGCGCTGGTGACGGTGCTGGATGCGCTGCAAGCCCCGGCGGCGATGCGCGGCATAGCTGAGGCGCTGGTGCCGGCGGAAGTGTCGTTTGCGCTTTCGGGGCCGGGCGAATCCAATGGCCAGGAGCTGGAATTGCGCGGGCGCGTTGGGGTGACCGATGTCGATGCCAATTTCCAGTTCAGTGACGGGATATTCCGCATGGCGACAACGCCGGTGCGGGCTTCTGTGACGCTGGAATCGGGGCAGGTGCTGGCCTTTGCCGACCAGTTGGGGCTGGGGCCTGTGGCGCTGGTGCCCGAGGCTGAGCCGATCATTGTGACGCTGGTGGCGGATGGCACGCCCTCGAACAGTCTGGAAATGGACCTGAGAATTGAGGGCAGTGGCGATGAACTGCGTTTTGCGGGCAATGCGGTGGTCAATGACCTGACGCGGCTGCGCGGCAAGGGCAAGCTGGAATTTGCCGTGTCGGACATGGCACCGCTGGCGCAGGCGCTGGGGGCAGAGGCGATCGGCTATGGCGCGGCGGCGGGGACGGCGGATATCAGCTTTTCCGGCGGGCAGACGCTGGCGCTGACCAATCTCAATGCCGAGGCCGACGGGATATTGCTCAGCGGTGATCTGAGCCGGAGCCTTGAGGCCGGGAACATGCTTTATACCGGCAATCTCAGGGCGAGCGCTCTGGAGGTGGGTATGCTGGCGGGGCTGGCCGGGGGACCGGCGTCGCTGGTCTCTTTGGGGGCGTTCTGGCCGGATGGGCCGTTTGCCTTTGTCGATAGTGGCCGTCAATCGCGGGGGCGGGTGCGGGTGGAGACGCCGTTTGTGCGCCTTGACGGACGGGATGTGGCCACCAATGCCGGGTTTGACCTGACATGGGACGAGACCAATGTGCGCGTGCGCGGGTTGAAGGCCGAAACGGGCGGCGGCACGCTGGGGCTTGATGTGGGGTTGTGCTGTTCGAGCGCTGTCTCTGACCGACAGATGACCGGCAGGTTGACGCTGAACGGGGTGGACGTGGATGCGGTGATGCCGGCGAAGGTGGGCGCGGCGCTGGGCGGCAAGCTGGATGGCGGGCTGACCTTTTCAGCGACCGGCGACAGTTATGCGGCCATGCTGGCCAATATGGCCGGGGAGGGCAGTTTCAGCCTTGCTGATTTTGCCATTGCCGGATTTGACCCCGGCGCGTTTGAAACTGTCGCCTCGACCGAGAATATTCTGGAACTGGAACCGGCGGCACTGACGCAAATCGTGCGGGAAGCACTGGCCGAGGGGGCGTTCAGGTCATCCCGGGTGGGCGGTGTGTTTTCGGTGGCCGGGGGCATTGTGCGCCTTGCCAATCTGGCGGCGGAAGGCGATGTGGCGCGGCTGTTTGGCGGGGGCAGTGTCGATCTGAGTGATCTGGGGCTTGAAGGCAGCTGGACGCTGACACCGACAGCTGCCGGGGCTTCGAACAGTGCGCAGGTTACCGCCCTTTTGTCGGGCACATTGCTGGCGCCTGAATATCAGCTGGATCTGGGGCCGATGATCGATGCGATCAAGGTGCAGGCCTATGAACTGGAAGTGGACCGGCTGGAGGCGCTGCGGGCCGAGCAGGAAAAGCGGGCGCGGGAAGCGGCAGAAGCGCGCGCGCGGCTCATGGAAGAGCAGGCGCGCCAACAGGCACTGGAAGCGGCGGCGAAGGCGGAAGCGGAGGCTGAAGCATTGCGGCAGGAAAACCGGCAAAAGGCGTTTCGCGAACTGATGGATGAACTGGGGGAATCGCAGGACCCGCTGGTGGCGCCGGATAATGGTGAAACCGTCGACGCGCCGATTGACCTGTTCGAGAATGATACGCCAACGAACGATCCGTTTGCGTTGCCCATCCCCAGCTTTGAAAGCGGTGGCAATCGTTTCTGA
- a CDS encoding ribbon-helix-helix domain-containing protein has translation MQKRSLTIAGHRTSIALEPEFWAGLEALAETRNLSLAELIASIDETRETDNLSSALRVAVLQHYQALGNR, from the coding sequence GTGCAAAAACGCTCCCTGACCATTGCTGGCCACCGCACCTCCATCGCGCTTGAACCGGAATTCTGGGCAGGGCTTGAGGCGCTGGCCGAAACCCGCAATCTCAGCCTTGCCGAACTGATCGCCAGCATCGACGAAACCCGCGAAACCGACAACCTGTCATCCGCCCTCCGCGTCGCCGTGCTGCAGCATTATCAGGCCCTCGGCAACCGCTAA
- a CDS encoding SspB family protein, with protein sequence MAEDHIRYDILAQEALRGVVRKVLTEVAKTGLPGEHHFFISFVTRAPGVRLSERLLAQYEKEMTIVLQNQFWDLKVTDTGFTVGLSFDGHSELLDIPFSAIKGFFDPSVQFGLQFDVGGEGVEEGEEDDSEIGSDNDAETDAPAAEADGEEDAKDNGEKVVSLDSFRKKT encoded by the coding sequence ATGGCCGAAGACCACATTCGTTATGACATTCTTGCGCAAGAAGCGCTACGCGGCGTAGTGCGCAAAGTGTTGACCGAAGTGGCCAAGACCGGCCTGCCTGGCGAACACCACTTTTTCATTTCCTTTGTCACCCGCGCCCCCGGCGTGCGCCTGAGCGAGCGTCTGCTTGCCCAGTATGAAAAGGAAATGACCATCGTTCTGCAGAACCAGTTCTGGGACCTCAAGGTCACCGATACCGGTTTCACCGTCGGCCTCTCGTTTGACGGCCATTCAGAACTGCTCGACATTCCCTTCTCCGCCATCAAGGGCTTTTTCGATCCCTCCGTGCAGTTCGGTCTGCAATTTGACGTTGGTGGCGAAGGCGTCGAAGAAGGCGAAGAAGACGACAGCGAAATCGGCAGCGACAATGACGCTGAAACCGATGCACCTGCCGCCGAAGCCGATGGCGAAGAAGACGCCAAGGATAACGGCGAAAAAGTCGTCAGCCTCGACAGTTTCCGCAAAAAGACCTGA
- a CDS encoding MAPEG family protein codes for MRHHVSIGSLPVRPLASPRYSRGNDMTAHITALYACLLTIGAIVLTNMVSARRGKLNISILYGDDDMLPVLVRRHGNFVENVPLALLLLLLSELGGMAGVYLHAMGIVLIVSRLLHAIGLSATQTSAPLRIAGGVGTQLVMLSAVIFLLFQQFLIFSN; via the coding sequence TTGCGTCATCATGTGTCGATCGGCAGCTTGCCCGTTCGTCCTCTTGCATCACCAAGATATTCAAGAGGAAACGACATGACGGCTCATATTACCGCGCTTTATGCGTGCTTGCTGACGATCGGGGCAATTGTTCTCACCAATATGGTGAGCGCCCGGCGCGGAAAGCTGAATATCTCAATACTTTATGGGGATGACGACATGTTGCCAGTGCTGGTGCGGCGACACGGGAATTTTGTGGAGAATGTGCCACTGGCGCTATTGCTTTTGTTGCTGAGTGAACTGGGCGGCATGGCGGGTGTTTATCTGCATGCGATGGGAATTGTGCTGATTGTGTCGCGCCTGCTGCATGCGATTGGCCTTAGCGCCACCCAAACGTCTGCGCCGCTGCGTATTGCAGGGGGCGTGGGGACCCAATTGGTGATGCTGTCGGCTGTTATCTTCCTGTTGTTTCAACAATTTTTGATTTTTTCAAACTAA
- a CDS encoding YciI family protein: MKYMALIYGAPEDSPTPESEEFGPFMEAYAAASERFEKDGVLVAGEGLEDDSTATTLRVRNGKVETMDGPFAESKEQLGGFYIFECANLDEALRYAAMIPSATYGAVEVRPVSDYSDLE, from the coding sequence ATGAAGTATATGGCCTTGATCTATGGTGCTCCCGAGGATTCACCGACACCCGAATCCGAAGAGTTTGGGCCTTTTATGGAAGCCTATGCCGCTGCGAGCGAACGCTTTGAAAAAGATGGCGTGCTGGTTGCAGGAGAAGGGCTGGAAGACGATTCTACCGCGACGACGCTGCGGGTGCGCAATGGCAAGGTGGAAACGATGGATGGCCCGTTTGCTGAAAGCAAGGAACAGCTTGGGGGTTTCTATATTTTCGAATGCGCCAATCTTGATGAGGCCTTGCGGTATGCTGCGATGATCCCGTCTGCCACTTATGGGGCAGTCGAGGTGCGTCCCGTGTCGGATTACAGCGATTTGGAGTGA
- a CDS encoding RNA polymerase sigma factor codes for MTTSVGPEIDALVRRDGGRMLSRLVADIRDFQLAEDSLQDALEAALVHWDRSGLPRSPVGWLLQTARRKAIDRIRRSANFRSKSAELTALIELDRDFEPVIDADPIADERLKLIFTCCHPALAPRISVALTLRSVCGLKTEEIARAFVMSPEAMAQRLVRARHKIAKAGIAYEVPEADGWGERLQSVLAVIYLVFNEGYAASSGELVRGELCDEAIRLGRLVHQLCPGEPEVEGLLALMLLHHARSNTRLGLAGELVTLEGQDRTQWDREMIGEAREILQGALRRGRAGLYQLQAVIAMIHADAPSFAETDWTEIALIYDSLIAVEPNPVFELNRVVALSYAVSAEMALKRLERVGAALESYQPYHAVRADLLVRLGDMTAAGAAFERAIALSGSAAERRFLENKLRAFCGQGCT; via the coding sequence GTGACAACATCTGTGGGGCCAGAAATTGATGCACTGGTTCGCCGTGATGGCGGGCGGATGTTGTCACGCCTTGTTGCGGATATTCGCGACTTTCAGCTTGCCGAGGACAGCCTTCAGGACGCCCTGGAGGCTGCCCTTGTGCATTGGGACCGTTCCGGCCTGCCGCGCTCGCCGGTGGGGTGGCTTTTGCAAACGGCCCGGCGCAAGGCGATTGACCGCATTCGGCGCAGCGCCAATTTCCGGTCCAAATCCGCTGAACTGACAGCCTTGATTGAACTCGACCGTGATTTTGAACCGGTAATCGATGCCGACCCGATTGCCGATGAGCGGTTGAAGCTGATTTTTACCTGTTGTCACCCGGCGCTGGCGCCCCGGATTTCGGTGGCGCTGACCTTGCGCTCGGTATGCGGGCTGAAGACGGAGGAAATAGCCCGTGCCTTTGTGATGAGCCCGGAGGCGATGGCGCAAAGACTGGTGCGGGCCCGGCACAAGATTGCCAAGGCCGGGATTGCCTATGAGGTGCCTGAGGCTGACGGATGGGGGGAGCGGCTGCAAAGTGTGCTGGCGGTGATCTATCTGGTTTTCAACGAGGGCTATGCTGCCTCGTCAGGCGAACTGGTGCGTGGGGAGCTTTGCGACGAAGCCATACGTTTGGGCCGGCTGGTGCACCAGTTGTGCCCCGGCGAGCCGGAGGTTGAGGGATTGCTGGCCCTGATGTTGTTGCACCATGCGCGCAGCAACACGCGGCTGGGGCTGGCGGGAGAGCTGGTGACGCTGGAGGGGCAGGACCGGACGCAGTGGGACCGGGAGATGATTGGCGAGGCGCGGGAGATATTGCAGGGCGCGTTGCGCCGGGGGCGAGCCGGGCTTTATCAATTGCAGGCAGTGATCGCCATGATCCATGCGGATGCGCCCAGCTTTGCAGAGACTGACTGGACCGAGATTGCGCTGATCTATGACAGTTTGATTGCTGTTGAGCCCAATCCTGTGTTTGAACTGAACCGGGTTGTCGCCTTGTCCTATGCGGTATCTGCCGAGATGGCGTTGAAACGCCTCGAGAGGGTTGGGGCGGCGCTTGAGAGCTATCAGCCCTATCATGCGGTGCGGGCGGACCTGCTGGTGCGGTTGGGGGACATGACGGCGGCAGGGGCGGCATTTGAGCGGGCAATCGCGCTTTCAGGCTCGGCGGCGGAGCGGCGATTTCTGGAGAACAAGTTGCGGGCCTTTTGCGGCCAAGGCTGCACCTGA
- a CDS encoding DEAD/DEAH box helicase codes for MTEFEGVVPALSQALTNRGYTDLTPVQKAMLAPELRDADALVSAQTGSGKTVAFGMAMAPTLLDADDRFTRPDSPLALVIAPTRELALQVKKELEWLYALTGAFVASCVGGMDMRTERRALERGAHIVVGTPGRLRDHITRRSLDMSGLRAVVLDEADEMLDLGFREDLEFILESAPEERRTLLFSATVPKSIANLAKSYQRNAVRVATGSEQKQHLDIEYKALPVPTADRENAIINVLRFYEAQNALVFCATRATVNHMTARFNNRGFSVVALSGELSQSERTHALQAMRDGRARVCIATDVAARGIDLPGLELVVHADLPTNPETLLHRSGRTGRAGRKGVSVLIVPQNGRKRAERLLGAAKITAVWDKPPSIDDVLKRDDERLLSDPDLNTPIADEERAFLAELLEKHGPEQIAAAFVRRYRAGRSAPEELMDVPAGPDRGAPRGEKKERREGFEKSVWYSISVGRKQNAEPRWLLPMLCGAGQLSKRDIGAIKMQQDETFVELDARCDDRFKAAIGPNKTLEKNITVKALDGVPSFSNDGGGSRQPYAGKKTGGKPNFEKAGFKGRKSGAATAMKKKKPKKKPRPE; via the coding sequence ATGACAGAGTTTGAAGGCGTCGTGCCGGCACTTAGCCAGGCGTTGACCAATCGCGGTTACACTGACCTGACCCCGGTACAAAAGGCCATGCTGGCCCCCGAGTTGCGCGATGCGGATGCGCTGGTTTCCGCGCAGACCGGCTCGGGCAAGACCGTGGCATTCGGCATGGCGATGGCCCCGACGCTGCTGGATGCGGATGACCGCTTCACCCGTCCGGATTCGCCTTTGGCGCTGGTGATCGCGCCGACGCGCGAACTAGCCTTGCAGGTGAAAAAAGAGCTTGAGTGGCTTTATGCGCTGACCGGTGCCTTTGTGGCCTCGTGTGTTGGCGGCATGGACATGCGCACCGAGCGGCGGGCGCTGGAGCGTGGCGCGCATATTGTTGTGGGCACGCCGGGCCGTTTGCGTGACCATATCACGCGCCGGTCGCTGGATATGTCTGGCTTGCGCGCTGTGGTGCTGGATGAAGCTGACGAAATGCTTGATCTGGGCTTTCGGGAAGATCTGGAATTCATTCTGGAATCTGCGCCTGAAGAGCGGCGGACGCTGTTGTTTTCCGCTACCGTGCCGAAGTCGATTGCCAATCTGGCGAAAAGCTATCAGCGCAATGCTGTGCGGGTGGCGACCGGATCTGAACAAAAGCAGCATCTGGATATTGAATACAAGGCACTGCCGGTGCCGACGGCTGACCGCGAGAACGCCATTATCAACGTATTGCGCTTTTATGAAGCGCAGAATGCGCTGGTTTTTTGTGCGACACGGGCAACCGTCAATCACATGACGGCGCGGTTCAACAATCGCGGCTTTTCTGTTGTGGCGCTGTCGGGCGAATTGAGCCAGAGCGAGCGCACCCATGCGCTGCAAGCCATGCGCGACGGGCGGGCACGGGTGTGTATCGCCACCGATGTTGCGGCACGCGGCATTGACTTGCCGGGGCTGGAACTGGTGGTGCATGCCGATTTGCCGACCAATCCGGAAACCCTGTTGCACCGCAGTGGCCGCACGGGCCGGGCCGGGCGCAAGGGCGTGAGTGTTTTGATTGTGCCGCAGAACGGGCGCAAGCGGGCCGAGCGCCTGTTGGGTGCGGCCAAGATTACCGCTGTTTGGGACAAGCCGCCCTCGATTGATGACGTGCTGAAGCGGGATGACGAGCGCTTGCTCTCCGACCCGGATCTCAACACGCCGATTGCGGATGAGGAACGGGCGTTTCTGGCTGAATTGCTGGAAAAGCACGGGCCGGAGCAGATTGCGGCGGCCTTTGTGCGGCGCTATCGCGCGGGACGTTCGGCACCTGAAGAACTGATGGATGTGCCCGCTGGCCCCGACAGGGGTGCGCCGCGTGGCGAGAAGAAAGAGCGCCGCGAGGGCTTTGAGAAAAGCGTTTGGTATTCGATCTCGGTGGGGCGCAAGCAGAATGCGGAGCCGCGCTGGCTGCTGCCGATGCTGTGTGGCGCGGGGCAATTGTCCAAGCGTGACATTGGCGCGATCAAGATGCAGCAGGACGAGACCTTTGTGGAACTCGATGCGCGCTGTGATGACCGGTTCAAGGCCGCGATTGGCCCCAACAAGACGCTGGAAAAGAATATCACGGTGAAGGCGCTGGATGGCGTGCCGAGCTTTTCCAATGATGGTGGCGGCAGCCGCCAGCCCTATGCGGGCAAAAAGACCGGCGGCAAGCCGAACTTTGAAAAGGCGGGTTTCAAGGGCCGTAAATCCGGCGCTGCGACCGCAATGAAAAAGAAAAAGCCGAAGAAAAAGCCGCGTCCAGAGTAG
- the clpS gene encoding ATP-dependent Clp protease adapter ClpS, whose amino-acid sequence MTDNAIKLTNRVRPATRRPRLHKVILLNDDYTPREFVVTVLKSVFRINADQAQRIMVTAHQKGTCVVAVYTSEIAETRANAATDAGRQAGYPLTFTTEPDQ is encoded by the coding sequence ATGACCGATAATGCAATCAAGCTGACAAACAGGGTCCGCCCCGCCACCCGGCGGCCGCGCCTGCACAAGGTTATTCTGCTCAACGACGATTACACCCCGCGCGAATTCGTCGTCACGGTGCTCAAATCCGTGTTCCGCATCAATGCCGATCAGGCCCAGCGCATCATGGTCACCGCCCATCAAAAAGGCACATGTGTCGTGGCTGTCTATACCAGTGAAATCGCCGAAACCCGCGCCAATGCGGCAACGGATGCCGGCCGTCAGGCCGGCTATCCGCTCACCTTCACCACTGAGCCCGATCAATAA